One genomic region from Streptomyces sp. NBC_00582 encodes:
- a CDS encoding FadR/GntR family transcriptional regulator, protein MAVTDEAIEKIKGMIVSGALRPGDRLPKESELAAALGLSRNSLREAVRALSLIRILDVRQGDGTYVTSLDPQLLLEALSFVVDFHRDDTVLEFLAVRRILEPAATAMAALRISEQQLDALDAQLDKLGNAPSVEELVACDLEFHRGIVQSAGNSVLCSLLEGLSGPTTRARIWRGLTQEDAVAGTLREHRAILAALRDRDAEAARSWATVHIASVEQWLRSTL, encoded by the coding sequence ATGGCAGTCACCGACGAGGCGATCGAGAAGATCAAGGGCATGATCGTCTCGGGTGCGCTGCGCCCCGGCGACCGGCTCCCCAAGGAGAGCGAACTGGCCGCCGCACTGGGCCTGTCCCGCAACTCCCTGCGGGAGGCGGTGCGGGCCCTGTCGCTGATCCGGATCCTGGACGTGCGCCAGGGCGACGGCACCTATGTGACCAGCCTCGATCCGCAACTGCTGCTGGAGGCCCTGTCGTTCGTCGTCGACTTTCACCGCGACGACACGGTCCTGGAGTTCCTGGCGGTGCGCCGCATCCTGGAGCCGGCCGCGACCGCGATGGCCGCCCTGCGGATCAGCGAGCAGCAACTGGACGCCCTGGACGCCCAGTTGGACAAGCTGGGGAACGCGCCGTCGGTGGAGGAGCTCGTCGCCTGCGACCTGGAGTTCCACCGGGGCATCGTGCAGAGCGCGGGGAACTCGGTGCTGTGCTCGCTGCTCGAGGGGCTGTCGGGGCCGACGACGCGGGCGAGGATCTGGCGGGGGCTGACCCAGGAGGACGCGGTCGCGGGGACCCTGCGGGAGCACCGCGCGATCCTGGCGGCGCTGCGCGACCGGGACGCGGAGGCGGCGCGGTCCTGGGCGACGGTGCACATCGCGAGCGTGGAGCAGTGGCTGAGGTCCACGCTCTGA
- a CDS encoding amidohydrolase — translation MSIDLLVHGGDVLTVDEAGTVVRDGAVAVRDGEILAVGPSADLRERYEAAEEIDAGGCLVLPGLINTHTHLAMTLLRGRADDVTLQGFLERVLRWEAELLEPKNVAAAVRLAVAESVRAGVTSALDMYWFHEAAEEAARAAGWRLLTGPTFMDVPQPPDGRDFEARLAWARRDLRARGAARAGYRPVVFAHSAYTLSPGQLTEVFALAREFGALVHLHAAENATEVATVEVRYGKRPVELLDSLGLLGPDVLLAHAVDLTGPEIAALARTGTAVAHCPVSNLKLGCGIAPVPRLLGAGVTVGLGTDGAVSSNSLDVLGAVRQAALVHKAGGDPTAVGAEQAVRMATAEGARALGLGDRLGSLEAGKRADLIVLDLNAPHLRPAHDPWSTLAYAAHSADVRDTVVDGRVLMRDRALLTLDEGAAVADLEVLVRSLPSDAVPCS, via the coding sequence GTGAGCATCGATCTGCTGGTGCACGGCGGTGACGTGCTCACGGTGGACGAGGCGGGCACCGTCGTACGGGACGGGGCGGTCGCGGTCCGCGACGGGGAGATCCTCGCCGTGGGTCCGTCGGCGGACCTTCGTGAGCGGTACGAGGCCGCCGAGGAGATCGACGCCGGGGGCTGTCTGGTCCTGCCCGGGCTGATCAACACCCACACCCACCTGGCGATGACCCTGCTGCGGGGCCGCGCCGACGACGTCACCCTCCAGGGATTCCTGGAGCGGGTGCTGCGGTGGGAGGCCGAGCTGCTGGAGCCGAAGAACGTGGCGGCCGCGGTGCGGCTGGCGGTGGCGGAGAGCGTACGGGCCGGGGTGACCTCGGCGCTGGACATGTACTGGTTCCACGAGGCCGCCGAGGAGGCGGCGCGGGCGGCGGGCTGGCGGCTGCTGACGGGGCCGACCTTCATGGACGTACCGCAGCCGCCGGACGGCAGGGACTTCGAGGCGCGCCTGGCCTGGGCGCGGCGGGATCTTCGGGCGCGGGGCGCGGCGCGGGCCGGGTACCGGCCGGTGGTCTTCGCGCACTCGGCGTACACCCTCTCCCCCGGTCAGCTCACCGAGGTGTTCGCGCTGGCGCGGGAGTTCGGGGCGCTGGTGCACCTCCACGCGGCGGAGAACGCGACCGAGGTGGCGACCGTCGAGGTGCGGTACGGGAAGCGGCCGGTGGAACTGCTGGACTCGCTCGGGCTGCTCGGCCCCGATGTGCTCCTCGCGCACGCCGTGGACCTGACCGGGCCGGAGATCGCGGCGCTGGCCCGCACGGGGACGGCCGTCGCCCACTGTCCGGTGTCGAACCTGAAGCTGGGCTGCGGGATCGCGCCGGTGCCGCGGCTGCTCGGTGCGGGCGTGACCGTGGGGCTGGGGACGGACGGGGCGGTCAGCTCCAACTCGCTGGACGTGCTGGGGGCGGTGCGGCAGGCGGCGCTGGTGCACAAGGCGGGCGGCGACCCCACGGCGGTCGGCGCCGAGCAGGCCGTACGGATGGCGACGGCCGAGGGGGCGCGGGCGCTGGGGCTCGGGGACCGGCTGGGCTCCCTGGAGGCGGGCAAGCGGGCCGATCTGATCGTGCTCGATCTGAACGCGCCGCATCTGCGACCGGCGCACGACCCGTGGTCGACGCTGGCGTACGCGGCGCACTCGGCCGACGTACGGGACACGGTGGTGGACGGGCGGGTGCTGATGCGGGATCGTGCGCTGCTGACGCTCGACGAGGGGGCGGCGGTCGCCGACCTGGAGGTTCTCGTCCGATCACTCCCCAGCGACGCGGTCCCGTGCTCATAA
- a CDS encoding nucleoside phosphorylase yields MTQDLLPITRIPRTGLPAHAVVVGDPARAGVVAALLDGAEEVSYHREYRVFSGSWKGVPVVVASHGVGAPGAILLFQELADAGVRVFLRFGTAGAMRPGIGDGDLVIAEAAVRDDGVTHQLLPPEYPAVAAPEAVFALQRAARESGAPHHRGVVWTRAAFQPGLLPLFSYDGAGLAAIEMELSALLVTASLRGLVAGGVLVVDGVNADELVDEEATGGYDPHRAVVAAGVERGAVVSLEALRLLAAGEQS; encoded by the coding sequence ATGACGCAGGACCTCCTGCCCATCACCCGTATCCCCCGCACCGGTCTGCCCGCGCACGCGGTCGTGGTCGGCGACCCGGCACGAGCCGGCGTCGTGGCCGCGCTGCTCGACGGCGCCGAGGAGGTGTCGTACCACCGCGAGTACCGGGTGTTCAGCGGCAGCTGGAAGGGCGTGCCGGTGGTCGTCGCCTCGCACGGGGTGGGCGCGCCGGGCGCGATCCTGCTGTTCCAGGAGCTGGCGGACGCGGGCGTGCGCGTCTTCCTGCGGTTCGGTACGGCGGGCGCGATGAGGCCGGGCATCGGTGACGGCGATCTGGTCATCGCGGAGGCGGCCGTCCGCGACGACGGGGTCACCCACCAGCTGCTGCCCCCGGAGTACCCGGCGGTTGCCGCGCCCGAGGCCGTGTTCGCGCTCCAGCGGGCCGCCCGCGAGAGCGGCGCCCCGCACCACCGGGGCGTCGTCTGGACCCGGGCGGCCTTCCAGCCGGGGCTGCTCCCCCTCTTCTCCTACGACGGCGCCGGGCTCGCGGCGATCGAGATGGAGCTGTCGGCGCTGCTGGTCACCGCCTCGCTGCGCGGGCTGGTGGCCGGGGGTGTGCTGGTCGTGGACGGGGTGAACGCCGACGAGCTGGTCGACGAGGAGGCCACCGGCGGCTACGACCCGCACCGCGCGGTCGTCGCGGCGGGTGTGGAGCGGGGCGCGGTCGTGTCGTTGGAGGCCCTGCGGCTGCTGGCCGCGGGGGAGCAGTCGTGA
- a CDS encoding ABC transporter permease: MLLDSDLVMSALRALTPILLAALGGALCERAGVFNIGLEGMMLLGCFTSVATSWFTGSPWLGVLAAALAAAAYSLILAVGAVTLKGDAVVLGIAMNLLAVGLTSFLLRTVFGVQGTFDDPSLQGLPLIGGFSPLAYLSWAAVAVAALLLSRHVWGLRLRGVGEAPDAAATLGVRPATYQYAVILLSGVLCGLAGAQLALGNVTLFTENMTAGRGWIAVVAVMLGRAAPLGVLLAALLFGLAEAAGFRLQGLGLPQQATDAAPYVVTLGALFLTTARRRRLPRPSGARP, encoded by the coding sequence ATGTTGCTCGACTCCGACCTTGTGATGTCGGCGCTGCGCGCGCTGACCCCGATCCTGCTGGCCGCGCTGGGCGGCGCCCTGTGCGAGCGGGCCGGGGTGTTCAACATCGGCCTCGAGGGCATGATGCTGCTGGGCTGCTTCACCTCGGTGGCCACCAGCTGGTTCACCGGCAGCCCCTGGCTCGGCGTGCTCGCGGCGGCCCTCGCGGCGGCGGCGTACTCGCTGATCCTGGCGGTGGGCGCGGTGACGCTGAAGGGCGACGCGGTGGTCCTCGGCATCGCCATGAACCTGCTGGCCGTCGGTCTGACCAGCTTCCTGCTGCGCACGGTCTTCGGCGTGCAGGGCACCTTCGACGACCCGTCCCTCCAGGGGCTCCCGCTGATCGGCGGCTTCAGCCCGCTCGCCTACCTCTCGTGGGCGGCGGTCGCGGTGGCCGCGCTGCTGCTGTCCCGGCATGTGTGGGGACTGAGGCTGCGCGGGGTCGGCGAGGCCCCCGACGCCGCCGCCACGCTCGGGGTGCGTCCCGCGACGTACCAGTACGCGGTGATCCTGTTGTCCGGGGTGCTGTGCGGCCTCGCCGGTGCCCAACTCGCCCTCGGCAACGTCACCTTGTTCACGGAGAACATGACGGCCGGTCGTGGTTGGATCGCTGTCGTGGCCGTCATGCTGGGCCGGGCCGCACCGCTCGGGGTGCTGCTCGCGGCGCTGCTGTTCGGGCTCGCGGAGGCGGCCGGGTTCCGCCTCCAGGGCCTCGGGCTGCCGCAGCAGGCGACCGACGCCGCGCCGTACGTCGTCACGCTCGGCGCCCTGTTCCTGACGACGGCCCGCCGCCGTCGCCTCCCCCGTCCCTCTGGAGCACGTCCATGA
- a CDS encoding ABC transporter permease: MTRTSLVGALRSPLTFSVLAGLVIGALFLVGTGADPFTAYGAVVTGALGADGIGSTLTTGTSVLGLALALAVPLRAGLINLGGDGQMVLGGITAAVTGLNSPLPAPLTVVLALLAGTAAGAGYAVLAALCENHLGVPLLVSSLLLSYPAVSLASYLARYPLKEPGSSLPQTRALPDGVALPAFGASTVTLGLVLVLVAAAAYWFTDRRTALGYEIRMTGLNSRFAAYAGVERRGLTLRLMSVSGGLAGLVGAIGVLSFPYRFVDGSLTAPGYTWTGLTAALLAGAAPLGTVIAAFFFAVLQVGGLAMERTTEVPRELTQVLQAVVIVFLAARLRFPGRLFRKREAV, from the coding sequence ATGACACGTACATCCCTCGTGGGGGCATTGCGCTCCCCGCTCACCTTCTCCGTGCTCGCGGGCCTGGTCATCGGCGCGCTGTTCCTCGTCGGCACCGGCGCGGACCCGTTCACGGCGTACGGGGCCGTCGTGACCGGCGCGCTCGGCGCCGACGGCATCGGTTCCACCCTGACCACCGGCACCAGCGTGCTCGGTCTGGCGCTCGCGCTGGCGGTCCCGCTGCGGGCCGGGCTGATCAACCTCGGCGGCGACGGCCAGATGGTCCTCGGCGGGATCACCGCCGCCGTGACCGGGCTCAACTCCCCGCTGCCCGCGCCCCTCACCGTGGTCCTGGCCCTGCTCGCGGGCACGGCGGCGGGCGCCGGGTACGCGGTCCTGGCCGCGCTGTGCGAGAACCACCTCGGTGTGCCGCTGCTGGTCAGCAGTCTGCTGCTCAGCTACCCGGCGGTGTCGCTGGCCTCCTATCTGGCCCGGTACCCGCTCAAGGAGCCGGGCTCCAGCCTGCCGCAGACCCGCGCCCTGCCGGACGGGGTGGCGCTGCCCGCGTTCGGCGCGTCGACGGTCACCCTCGGGCTGGTGCTCGTCCTGGTGGCCGCCGCCGCGTACTGGTTCACCGACCGGCGCACCGCCCTCGGCTACGAGATCCGGATGACGGGCCTCAACTCCCGTTTCGCCGCGTACGCGGGCGTCGAACGCCGGGGGCTGACCCTGAGGCTGATGTCCGTCTCCGGAGGTCTCGCCGGACTGGTGGGCGCCATCGGGGTGCTGAGCTTCCCGTACCGCTTCGTGGACGGCTCGCTGACCGCGCCCGGCTACACCTGGACCGGTCTGACGGCGGCGCTGCTGGCCGGCGCGGCCCCGCTCGGCACGGTGATCGCCGCGTTCTTCTTCGCCGTCCTCCAGGTCGGCGGGCTCGCGATGGAGCGGACCACCGAGGTGCCCCGCGAACTGACGCAGGTGCTCCAGGCCGTCGTGATCGTGTTCCTCGCGGCCCGACTGCGGTTCCCCGGCCGTCTGTTCCGCAAGCGGGAGGCCGTCTGA